In Megalopta genalis isolate 19385.01 chromosome 7, iyMegGena1_principal, whole genome shotgun sequence, a single window of DNA contains:
- the lost gene encoding methenyltetrahydrofolate synthase domain-containing protein lost isoform X2: protein MTEELPPEVTKHSFRLKIWDYLMKNELVHFPLSVYDRIPNFKGAAEAASRLAELEEFKKAHIIKINPDKPQEPVRFLALEANKEILVPIPRLRSGLFFHVTPVAGITKNELRTLSKIHGLNEAGKSLGIDSKIKIDLVILGSVCVSRDGYRLGKGKGFADLEFALMVRMGAVTQDTTVITTVHDCQVVDSLPPALFKEHDVPVDIIVTPTETIIVNPRLKKPTSIIWNMLSEKRLEAMPVLQQLKEMDEKDGIVVILGQNEPDYVRNKRPPRTRRVVLADGCGGEREKPTKTGFPRGSSFRKAKADGDTNVASSEEKLPNGVKQRSKKPRSKSRLQIDFSLKLSNISSYARIRDLKNELSVRGVKPNKIIWQGCRGVCYLHFNKLKKKTDLPEQPIQVDSIMANLRDLRIGESSNETDFIIVEPTKPISRIEVTDVTAV from the exons ATGACAGAAGAATTAC CACCAGAGGTGACCAAACACAGTTTTCGCCTGAAAATATGGGATTATCTGATGAAAAATGAGCTAGTCCATTTTCCTTTAAGCGTATACGACCGTATACCAAACTTCAAAGGTGCGGCTGAAGCAGCTTCACGGTTAGCAGAGCTAGAGGAGTTCAAGAAGGcacatattataaaaataaatccgGACAAGCCACAGGAACCTGTGAGGTTTTTGGCATTGGAAGCCAATAAAGAAATACTGGTTCCAATTCCAAGATTGAGATCTGGTCTGTTTTTTCACGTTACACCGGTAGCTGGCATCACTAAGAATGAGCTGAGAACTCTGTCTAAAATTCATGGTCTAAACGAAGCTGGTAAATCACTTGGAATAGACTCCAAGATAAAG ATAGACCTTGTGATATTGGGATCAGTATGTGTGAGTCGCGACGGGTACAGATTAGGTAAAGGCAAAGGATTTGCAGATCTAGAGTTTGCTTTGATGGTGAGAATGGGTGCAGTTACACAGGACACTACAGTCATCACAACAGTGCATGATTGCCAGGTGGTTGATAGCTTGCCACCAGCACTGTTCAAAGAGCACGACGTACCTGTGGATATAATTGTTACACCAACCGAAACAATAATAGTCAACCCAAGATTAAAAAAACCAACTAGTATAATATGGAACATGCTGAGCGAAAAGAGACTGGAGGCCATGCCGGTATTGCAACAGCTGAAAGAGATGGACGAGAA AGACGGCATAGTAGTGATCCTGGGTCAGAACGAACCCGATTATGTGCGAAACAAGAGACCTCCTCGAACAAGGAGAGTTGTTCTCGCAGACGGTTGTGGAGGAGAACGAGAAAAGCCAACGAAAACGGGTTTCCCAAGAGGATCTTCATTTCGCAAAGCCAAGGCCGATGGCGATACTAATGTAGCCTCTAGCGAG GAGAAGCTTCCGAATGGGGTCAAGCAGCGTTCCAAGAAGCCAAGATCGAAATCTAGATTACAGATCGACTTCTCTTTAAAGCTGTCGAACATCTCTTCCTACGCAAGAATTCGCGACCTGAAGAACGAACTATCAGTGCGTGGAGTCAAACCGAATAAGATCATATGGCAGGGCTGTCGCGGGGTCTGTTATCTGCACTTTAATAAGCTCAAGAAGAAAACCGATTTGCCGGAACAGCCTATACAGGTCGACTCGATAATGGCGAACCTGCGGGATCTGCGAATCGGTGAGTCTTCCAACGAGACCGATTTTATAATAGTGGAACCTACGAAACCAATCTCGAGAATCGAGGTCACCGATGTGACAGCTGTTTAA
- the lost gene encoding methenyltetrahydrofolate synthase domain-containing protein lost isoform X1: MTEELPPEVTKHSFRLKIWDYLMKNELVHFPLSVYDRIPNFKGAAEAASRLAELEEFKKAHIIKINPDKPQEPVRFLALEANKEILVPIPRLRSGLFFHVTPVAGITKNELRTLSKIHGLNEAGKSLGIDSKIKIDLVILGSVCVSRDGYRLGKGKGFADLEFALMVRMGAVTQDTTVITTVHDCQVVDSLPPALFKEHDVPVDIIVTPTETIIVNPRLKKPTSIIWNMLSEKRLEAMPVLQQLKEMDEKDGIVVILGQNEPDYVRNKRPPRTRRVVLADGCGGEREKPTKTGFPRGSSFRKAKADGDTNVASSEVQEKLPNGVKQRSKKPRSKSRLQIDFSLKLSNISSYARIRDLKNELSVRGVKPNKIIWQGCRGVCYLHFNKLKKKTDLPEQPIQVDSIMANLRDLRIGESSNETDFIIVEPTKPISRIEVTDVTAV; the protein is encoded by the exons ATGACAGAAGAATTAC CACCAGAGGTGACCAAACACAGTTTTCGCCTGAAAATATGGGATTATCTGATGAAAAATGAGCTAGTCCATTTTCCTTTAAGCGTATACGACCGTATACCAAACTTCAAAGGTGCGGCTGAAGCAGCTTCACGGTTAGCAGAGCTAGAGGAGTTCAAGAAGGcacatattataaaaataaatccgGACAAGCCACAGGAACCTGTGAGGTTTTTGGCATTGGAAGCCAATAAAGAAATACTGGTTCCAATTCCAAGATTGAGATCTGGTCTGTTTTTTCACGTTACACCGGTAGCTGGCATCACTAAGAATGAGCTGAGAACTCTGTCTAAAATTCATGGTCTAAACGAAGCTGGTAAATCACTTGGAATAGACTCCAAGATAAAG ATAGACCTTGTGATATTGGGATCAGTATGTGTGAGTCGCGACGGGTACAGATTAGGTAAAGGCAAAGGATTTGCAGATCTAGAGTTTGCTTTGATGGTGAGAATGGGTGCAGTTACACAGGACACTACAGTCATCACAACAGTGCATGATTGCCAGGTGGTTGATAGCTTGCCACCAGCACTGTTCAAAGAGCACGACGTACCTGTGGATATAATTGTTACACCAACCGAAACAATAATAGTCAACCCAAGATTAAAAAAACCAACTAGTATAATATGGAACATGCTGAGCGAAAAGAGACTGGAGGCCATGCCGGTATTGCAACAGCTGAAAGAGATGGACGAGAA AGACGGCATAGTAGTGATCCTGGGTCAGAACGAACCCGATTATGTGCGAAACAAGAGACCTCCTCGAACAAGGAGAGTTGTTCTCGCAGACGGTTGTGGAGGAGAACGAGAAAAGCCAACGAAAACGGGTTTCCCAAGAGGATCTTCATTTCGCAAAGCCAAGGCCGATGGCGATACTAATGTAGCCTCTAGCGAGGTGCAG GAGAAGCTTCCGAATGGGGTCAAGCAGCGTTCCAAGAAGCCAAGATCGAAATCTAGATTACAGATCGACTTCTCTTTAAAGCTGTCGAACATCTCTTCCTACGCAAGAATTCGCGACCTGAAGAACGAACTATCAGTGCGTGGAGTCAAACCGAATAAGATCATATGGCAGGGCTGTCGCGGGGTCTGTTATCTGCACTTTAATAAGCTCAAGAAGAAAACCGATTTGCCGGAACAGCCTATACAGGTCGACTCGATAATGGCGAACCTGCGGGATCTGCGAATCGGTGAGTCTTCCAACGAGACCGATTTTATAATAGTGGAACCTACGAAACCAATCTCGAGAATCGAGGTCACCGATGTGACAGCTGTTTAA
- the lost gene encoding methenyltetrahydrofolate synthase domain-containing protein lost isoform X3 — MKNELVHFPLSVYDRIPNFKGAAEAASRLAELEEFKKAHIIKINPDKPQEPVRFLALEANKEILVPIPRLRSGLFFHVTPVAGITKNELRTLSKIHGLNEAGKSLGIDSKIKIDLVILGSVCVSRDGYRLGKGKGFADLEFALMVRMGAVTQDTTVITTVHDCQVVDSLPPALFKEHDVPVDIIVTPTETIIVNPRLKKPTSIIWNMLSEKRLEAMPVLQQLKEMDEKDGIVVILGQNEPDYVRNKRPPRTRRVVLADGCGGEREKPTKTGFPRGSSFRKAKADGDTNVASSEVQEKLPNGVKQRSKKPRSKSRLQIDFSLKLSNISSYARIRDLKNELSVRGVKPNKIIWQGCRGVCYLHFNKLKKKTDLPEQPIQVDSIMANLRDLRIGESSNETDFIIVEPTKPISRIEVTDVTAV; from the exons ATGAAAAATGAGCTAGTCCATTTTCCTTTAAGCGTATACGACCGTATACCAAACTTCAAAGGTGCGGCTGAAGCAGCTTCACGGTTAGCAGAGCTAGAGGAGTTCAAGAAGGcacatattataaaaataaatccgGACAAGCCACAGGAACCTGTGAGGTTTTTGGCATTGGAAGCCAATAAAGAAATACTGGTTCCAATTCCAAGATTGAGATCTGGTCTGTTTTTTCACGTTACACCGGTAGCTGGCATCACTAAGAATGAGCTGAGAACTCTGTCTAAAATTCATGGTCTAAACGAAGCTGGTAAATCACTTGGAATAGACTCCAAGATAAAG ATAGACCTTGTGATATTGGGATCAGTATGTGTGAGTCGCGACGGGTACAGATTAGGTAAAGGCAAAGGATTTGCAGATCTAGAGTTTGCTTTGATGGTGAGAATGGGTGCAGTTACACAGGACACTACAGTCATCACAACAGTGCATGATTGCCAGGTGGTTGATAGCTTGCCACCAGCACTGTTCAAAGAGCACGACGTACCTGTGGATATAATTGTTACACCAACCGAAACAATAATAGTCAACCCAAGATTAAAAAAACCAACTAGTATAATATGGAACATGCTGAGCGAAAAGAGACTGGAGGCCATGCCGGTATTGCAACAGCTGAAAGAGATGGACGAGAA AGACGGCATAGTAGTGATCCTGGGTCAGAACGAACCCGATTATGTGCGAAACAAGAGACCTCCTCGAACAAGGAGAGTTGTTCTCGCAGACGGTTGTGGAGGAGAACGAGAAAAGCCAACGAAAACGGGTTTCCCAAGAGGATCTTCATTTCGCAAAGCCAAGGCCGATGGCGATACTAATGTAGCCTCTAGCGAGGTGCAG GAGAAGCTTCCGAATGGGGTCAAGCAGCGTTCCAAGAAGCCAAGATCGAAATCTAGATTACAGATCGACTTCTCTTTAAAGCTGTCGAACATCTCTTCCTACGCAAGAATTCGCGACCTGAAGAACGAACTATCAGTGCGTGGAGTCAAACCGAATAAGATCATATGGCAGGGCTGTCGCGGGGTCTGTTATCTGCACTTTAATAAGCTCAAGAAGAAAACCGATTTGCCGGAACAGCCTATACAGGTCGACTCGATAATGGCGAACCTGCGGGATCTGCGAATCGGTGAGTCTTCCAACGAGACCGATTTTATAATAGTGGAACCTACGAAACCAATCTCGAGAATCGAGGTCACCGATGTGACAGCTGTTTAA
- the LOC117221626 gene encoding serine/threonine-protein kinase 32A, whose protein sequence is MGAIQSTRNMPTPGEEVNFDHFQILRAIGKGSFGKVCIVQKRDRAGNMYAMKYVHKGECAERGALKNVAREVEILSQLEHPCLVNLWFSFQDEEDLFMVSDLLLGGDLRYHIQQEVVFTEESVVLYVAEIALALDYLQAHKIVHRDIKPDNILLDEEGHAHVTDFNIATVLEYGELATSMSGTKPYIAPEIYMCSCEEFGVLGYGFAVDWWSLGILAWETLSGERPYPLHSTTSHREALRILQEERPTPTAWSSSIRDLLDRLLTVAPGARVSTLKELKQVSVMRDLDFEKVLNKQIKPTFTPPKDHLNCDPTFELEEMIIETKPLHKKKKRLAKQRSLKVEHPPEDSLALAEGAGPSVDLRRLAFIPEYRAYNREREMERQERERKEKQWEEELNTAMLGAEERLRTKQQPAQRTGNRLSVSTANVKTRISSSPRQGRRASTATSSDIDYIDASPEPSTS, encoded by the exons TGAACTTCGATCACTTTCAAATCCTGCGTGCCATCGGGAAGGGAAGCTTCGGCAAG GTGTGCATAGTGCAGAAGCGGGATCGCGCCGGGAACATGTACGCGATGAAGTACGTCCACAAGGGCGAGTGCGCGGAGAGGGGCGCCCTGAAGAACGTCGCTAGGGAAGTCGAGATCCTTTCGCAGCTCGAACACCCCTGTCTCGTTAACctgtggttcagcttccaag ACGAGGAGGACTTGTTCATGGTGTCGGACCTGCTGCTGGGCGGCGACCTGCGCTACCACATCCAGCAGGAAGTGGTTTTCACGGAGGAAAGCGTGGTGTTGTACGTGGCGGAAATCGCGTTGGCCCTCGACTACCTGCAGGCCCACAAAATCGTACACCGCGACATCAAGCCCGACAATATCCTTCTGGACGAGGAAG GACACGCGCACGTGACTGACTTTAATATTGCGACGGTGCTGGAGTACGGCGAGTTGGCGACTTCGATGTCAGGAACAAAACCATACATAG CTCCAGAAATTTACATGTGTTCTTGCGAGGAGTTTGGTGTCCTCGGCTATGGTTTCGCAGTGGACTGGTGGAGCTTGGGGATTCTAGCCTGGGAGACGCTCAGTGGGGAACGTCCTTATCCTCTGCACTCCACCACGTCGCATAGAGAAGCTTTGCGAATCTTGCAG GAGGAAAGGCCGACGCCTACAGCTTGGAGTTCCTCGATACGCGATCTTCTTGACCGGTTGCTAACGGTGGCGCCGGGCGCGCGAGTGTCGACGCTGAAGGAGCTGAAGCAAGTGAGCGTAATGAGAGACCTGGACTTCGAGAAGGTGTTGAACAAGCAAATCAAGCCGACGTTCACGCCGCCGAAGGATCATCTTAATTGCGACCCGACGTTCGAGCTCGAGGAGATGATCATCGAGACGAAGCCGTTGCACAAGAAGAAAAAACGCCTGGCGAAGCAGAG ATCTCTGAAAGTCGAGCATCCCCCGGAGGACTCCCTCGCGTTAGCGGAGGGCGCCGGACCGAGCGTGGATCTGAGGAGATTAGCATTCATCCCGGAGTATCGCGCGTACAATAGAGAACGCGAGATGGAGAGGCAGGAGAGGGAGAGGAAGGAGAAACAGTGGGAGGAAGAGTTGAACACTGCCATGCTGGGTGCGGAGGAGAGACTCAG GACGAAACAACAGCCGGCGCAGAGGACTGGAAACCGACTATCCGTCTCGACAGCGAACGTCAAAACGCGGATAAGCTCGTCCCCTCGGCAGGGAAGACGCGCAAGCACCGCGACGTCCTCGGACATCGACTACATCGACGCTAGTCCAGAGCCCTCGACATCCTAA
- the LOC117221655 gene encoding uncharacterized protein LOC117221655, which produces MDLTNNGTSGGAVACPVCTLYLREGISLQRHLDTHPKEQVIEALIKASSNSSQSPQSQLSPSAPPTSPSVQSPQSTPPVSQNTHLSTQSPYPIGPIFECPPIGTVMPPQFASFSYQQFVNNGTMMIPQYAMAPQANQMMQMLYNPYGMYQQQQIPTVQMISPVTTIPNTTRGRSIVTMAGETSGRTAIAIPVNNSEPKQILPEILPESEQESEQVLPDINLPVSPPSLIEENSIHQNESETTTIQIETEEQESTTSDSENRHIIQNEYDNIPRTLAITCNVEDDKVESVLPDIDEGETSCVVTVDVQCKPMQYESSSVQEEYVHIYKDEEDNNKDNMPEVPLVTSAKEFEETTTEKVPCTEVNETEGTSSEIPTEGVTKDPAQPEVEQLERLLITIMENEFDTESHKKSANTDDKKKEDDPKEDPPSSPPERAESVIHETAVNSSSEFENNCKSSIELKISESSEIDVDSKEDKNLCLSYRYKNSLSAPVSPMPTDSRRSTYSVRSVFGSHENLNSYPVGFDANTLQDEENEDEKNETQDNFDEADMEIEEIQSPHTPFIKYGENSDNVRSHTPLSVSSGISVLRVRKDLSKPCSPASVHSFCHIDNGISHDEESNIAMDATPEKDPIDCSSMEQDVKADQSEIFLNETVEKKMEGNSAYQSVITEHVSSFPTISQQSTSSSHEQYSSTPNKSNLVNLSESIAVASSSDSKSFHSSKSIIQKPSMELLSLNEDAHAGPMNVFEFDGLHILVPSTFISDSSQKAVSATSQQSMASSEGGIGIDEEVKSVNMRADETMPPRGELSEQESNGCTEPSAWQLYAGQESSRMSTSYDLMARESWEESEGSDNEISGPLLDSRSLATHFTSSLFLDRDRKTPTKRTFKCYHCPEVFDCPKERRVHSTTTHKEAGPSGSRDSTDQPEVKDIKLLDGRMNAFEEIFVPGLHVQQVYHQQPLLHQLQPPQSLDVTAKVEPDQKIETSLVLPSNIEVVCTLCNQRFSSEKSLQLHHKRVHLTETSKRVRDSTKCQICQEEFPSVLLFNAHLKIHPLECGQCGKYFYRKQNFKLHMKRHLGIKPFPCTVCDKAFLTKQKLDEHTNGHTGNAPVKCNLCNETFRRYSNLTQHKNRHHLNIKRKLKDYICHCGEVFHTKKKLAWHKETHDDKPKACTYCNERFIHMASLTRHMRRAHNRRFVPDAQRESENVECPICKCIYLRSSLAVHMRVHNGERPYECQVCSKAFSTKWNLQLHKWTHAARSTKPFKCNQCSAAFYRHSDYTAHMNSHRNVRPYTCNYCGAQFIRKYNCLRHVKEHEENKAYTCDVCNKTFHRSYYLKEHLRVHSGARPYTCHICGKSSGTKSNHNKHVRIHHAREPVNTEN; this is translated from the exons ATGGATCTTACCAACAATGGAACATCGGGGGGTGCAGTGGCTTGTCCTGTTTGTACCCTCTATTTACGCGAGGGTATCAGTTTGCAAAGACATTTGGACACACATCCAAAGGAACAAGTCATCGAAGCTCTTATCAAAGCCAGTTCTAATTCCTCGCAATCACCACAAAGTCAGCTATCACCGTCTGCGCCTCCAACTTCTCCATCTGTACAATCACCGCAGAGTACACCACCAGTTTCACAGAATACTCATCTGTCAACTCAATCACCATATCCTATAGGACCAATCTTTGAATGTCCACCGATCGGTACTGTGATGCCACCTCAATTTGCTTCGTTCAGTTATCAACAGTTCGTGAACAATGGCACTATGATGATACCGCAATATGCAATGGCTCCTCAAGCTAATCAAATGATGCAGATGCTGTATAATCCTTATGGTATGTATCAGCAACAACAAATACCAACTGTTCAGATGATCTCACCAGTTACAACTATACCTAATACAACTAGAGGCAGGTCAATAGTAACtatggcaggcgaaacaagtggtagGACTGCCATTGCTATACCTGTAAATAATTCCGAGCCAAAACAAATCTTACCTGAGATTTTGCCCGAATCAGAACAGGAATCTGAACAAGTGTTACCAGATATTAATCTTCCAGTTTCACCTCCATCGTTAATCGAAGAAAATTCTATTCATCAAAATGAAAGTGAGACCACTACAATTCAAATAGAAACTGAAGAACAGGAGTCCACTACATCGGATAGTGAAAATCGACACATTATTCAAAATGAATATGATAACATTCCAAGAACATTGGCAATCACTTGTAATGTTGAGGATGATAAAGTTGAAAGTGTGTTGCCTGATATCGATGAGGGCGAAACTTCATGTGTTGTTACTGTAGATGTTCAATGTAAACCTATGCAATACGAATCCTCGAGTGTACAAGAAGAATATGTGCACATATATAAAGATGAGGAAgataataataaagataatatGCCTGAAGTACCATTAGTGACATCAGCGAAGGAATTTGAAGAGACAACTACAGAAAAAGTTCCTTGCACAGAAGTAAATGAAACTGAAGGTACTTCGTCTGAAATACCCACAGAAGGTGTAACTAAAGATCCAGCTCAACCTGAAGTAGAACAGTTAGAACGTCTTTTAATCACTATTATGGAAAATGAATTTGATACTGAGTCACATAAAAAATCTGCTAATACAGATGACAAGAAGAAAGAGGACGATCCAAAAGAAGATCCACCCTCTTCTCCCCCAGAAAGGGCAGAAAGTGTGATTCATGAAACAGCAGTTAACAGTTCCAGTGAATTTGAAAACAATTGTAAATCCAGTATAGAACTAAAAATTAGTGAAAGTTCAGAAATTGATGTAGATAGTAAAGAAGATAAAAATTTGTGTCTTTCATATCGTTATAAGAACAGCTTGTCTGCACCTGTATCACCTATGCCAACAGACAGTCGTCGTTCAACCTACTCTGTACGTTCAGTATTTGGTTCACATGAGAACCTTAATTCTTACCCAGTTGGTTTCGATGCAAATACATTGCAAGACGAAGAAAATGAAGATGAGAAAAATGAAACACAAGACAACTTTGATGAAGCAGATATGGAAATAGAAGAAATTCAAAGTCCTCATACACCTTTCATTAAATATGGAGAAAATTCAGATAATGTTAGATCACATACCCCATTATCTGTGAGCAGTGGTATTTCTGTATTAAGGGTGAGAAAGGATCTCAGTAAACCATGTTCACCGGCTTCAGTGCATTCATTTTGTCATATAGATAATGGTATAAGCCATGATGAAGAAAGTAATATAGCAATGGATGCAACACCAGAGAAAGATCCTATTGATTGTTCTTCTATGGAGCAAGATGTAAAAGCAGATCAATCAGAAATCTTTTTGAATGAAACTGTTGAGAAGAAAATGGAAGGAAATTCAGCATATCAATCTGTAATAACTGAACATGTGAGCTCATTTCCCACAATTTCACAACAATCAACATCATCATCGCATGAACAATATTCTAGTACACCAAATAAAAGTAATCTTGTAAATCTGTCAGAATCTATAGCTGTTGCAAGTAGTTCTGATTCAAAGAGTTTCCATTcttctaaatcaattatacaaAAACCATCAATGGAACTACTTAGTTTAAATGAAGATGCCCATGCAGGTCCAATGAATGTTTTTGAATTTGATGGGCTTCACATCTTAGTTCCTAGTACATTTATAAGTGATTCTTCTCAAAAAGCTGTTAGTGCAACGAGTCAGCAATCTATGGCAAGCAGTGAAGGTGGAATAGGTATAGATGAAGAAGTAAAGAGTGTTAATATGAGAGCTGATGAAACTATGCCACCTAGAGGTGAATTATCAGAACAGGAAAGCAATGGATGCACCGAACCTTCTGCTTGGCAG CTGTATGCTGGTCAGGAGTCATCACGTATGTCTACTTCTTATGACTTAATGGCCCGTGAGAGTTGGGAAGAATCTGAAGGATCAGACAATGAAATTAGTGGACCGTTATTAGACAGTAGATCATTAGCTACACATTTCACATCAAGTCTGTTCCTAGATCGAGACAGAAAAACTCCAACAAAACGAACATTCAAGTGTTACCATTGTCCCGAGGTTTTTGATTGTCCAAAAGAACGCAGAGTACATAGTACTACTACGCACAAAGAAGCTGGACCTAGTGGTAGCAGAGATTCTACAGATCAACCTGAGGTGAAAGATATCAAATTGCTGGATGGCCGCATGAACGCATTTGAGGAGATTTTTGTACCAGGTTTACATGTTCAACAAGTTTATCATCAACAGCCACTATTACATCAACTGCAACCACCGCAATCTTTGGATGTAACTGCAAAAGTAGAACCTGATCAAAAGATTGAAACTTCTTTAGTGTTACCGTCAAACATTGAGGTAGTTTGTACCCTGTGCAATCAACGATTTAGTAGTGAAAAATCGTTACAGCTACATCATAAAAGAGTACATCTCACAGAAACGTCAAAACGAGTTCGTGATAGTACCAAGTGCCAGATATGCCAAGAAGAGTTTCCCTCAGTTTTGTTGTTCAATGCACATCTTAAAATACATCCATTAGAGTGTGGTCAATGCGGGAAGTATTTTTATAGGAAACAGAACTTCAAGTTACACATGAAACGACATTTAGGGATAAAACCGTTCCCATGCACTGTTTGTGACAAAGCATTTTTAACGAAACAGAAATTGGATGAGCATACCAACGGACATACTGGAAATGCACCCGTTAAATGTAATCTTTGCAATGAAACATTTCGTAGATATTCAAATTTGACTCAACACAAAAATAGACATCATTTAAACATAAAAAGGAAATTGAAGGATTATATATGTCACTGTGGCGAGGTATTTCATACGAAGAAAAAATTGGCTTGGCATAAGGAGACACACGACGACAAGCCCAAAGCGTGTACGTATTGCAATGAAAGATTTATTCATATGGCTAGCCTGACCAGACACATGCGTCGTGCTCACAACAGAAGATTCGTTCCGGATGCTCAAAGGGAGAGCGAAAACGTTGAATGTCCTATATGTAAGTGTATTTATTTGCGATCTTCCTTAGCAGTACATATGCGAGTACATAACGGGGAGAGACCATATGAATGTCAAGTTTGCTCCAAGGCGTTTAGTACTAAGTGGAACTTACAATTGCACAAATGGACACACGCTGCCCGTAGCACCAAACCTTTCAAGTGTAATCAGTGTAGTGCCGCATTTTACCGGCACAGCGATTATACCGCTCACATGAATTCACATAGGAACGTGCGTCCTTATACCTGCAACTATTGCGGAGCGCAGTTTATACGAAAGTATAATTGTCTAAGGCATGTCAAAGAGCACGAAGAGAATAAAGCATACACGTGCGATGTTTGCAACAAAACATTTCATAGATCGTACTATCTGAAGGAGCACTTGCGAGTACACTCGGGCGCCAGACCATATACATGTCATATTTGCGGGAAATCGAGCGGTACGAAGTCGAACCACAACAAGCACGTTAGGATTCATCATGCGCGAGAACCTGTAAATACCGAAAActaa